A part of Variovorax sp. HW608 genomic DNA contains:
- a CDS encoding Crp/Fnr family transcriptional regulator translates to MVQAFPIGAFKRALAQDPDFCRQWHTILAREVRKLRAQCERLSLKTAEDRILHYIEAEGVGGVVLLAQTKKAWANDLGLTHEALYRALKRLQDGGIPEDDRPAPGTCRLTE, encoded by the coding sequence GTGGTCCAGGCCTTTCCGATCGGCGCCTTCAAACGTGCGCTGGCCCAAGACCCCGACTTTTGCCGGCAATGGCACACCATTCTTGCGCGGGAGGTGCGCAAACTGCGCGCGCAATGCGAACGACTAAGCCTCAAAACCGCCGAGGATCGCATCCTTCACTACATCGAAGCGGAAGGGGTAGGAGGCGTCGTTCTGCTTGCCCAGACCAAAAAGGCCTGGGCCAACGACCTCGGATTGACCCATGAGGCGCTCTACCGCGCACTTAAGCGCCTACAGGATGGTGGCATTCCTGAAGATGACAGGCCGGCGCCTGGAACTTGTCGCTTGACGGAGTGA